CTTGTACGCAGTCTGCCTAAGGACTTGTACACCGAGACACTGTCTGTCATCCATGCGAAATCAAACCGGTGTGCTGCTGCTTGTTCATCAGTCGGTGGCCATGCCCTGACTAACATAACGTGAGCCTCAACACAAACGGAAAATGGATGGctgctttttttttttggtctCGGTGCAGGCGCACATCAATTGAGATCAAAGACAGATGGTCTCAGTACCTTTGATTGCGCTTGGCGTTCTGCGGAACGGTAGCCCGGAGCTGGCTCTGGATGCACGGCTACTGAACCGTCACACACACCCCTTGTGTGcacccatccatccatcactcatcatcatcatcgcccaTCATCAAAGCATCCCGCACGAAACGTCACTTGGAATTATACTCACTGGCTTGAGTTTTTGGGTCTGGCACAGCTGGACTGAGCCTCAAAAGGACAACACATCACACGCAGAGGACCTGATACCCGACCGACCGATAGGCCGGCAGCTGAAGACGAGAAAACTGTCCACGCTACGCTACCCATAGACAGACATGATACATACGCCTATCTTGATTCATGTCAGCCCGAGGTGGGGAATGGGGATTCGGCCAAACGGTGGTTTTTGGGTCGACTTTTTGATTTTTTTACACTGGTTTCCATGACGGAATAGCGCCCTGCACGTTCCACGTGGGAGATTCCATTCAAGGGCACCAGGCACGTTTTTGGAAGTGTGCAGCACTAGCACCCCTCTCCCCCTGTTGAATCCCCATCTCACCAACGCTGGTCTCGCTTGGCCCTACATTACCCGAAtgaagtcaagtcaagtctgtcTATCAACACAAGAATGGATTCTTCAGACGTGTCAGTTCTTGGGGCATCCTCCAATCTACGACGCGGCTCCGAATTCCCTTTTCGGGATATCTGATCTGTTACAGACGATCCTGACTGATGTCTACGAGcgttttctcttttctcttttcttgaCGTTTTCTTCGTGTCAATACCTGTTCGgtattttttctttctttttctggtGTTGCATACGACACGGTGTTTGCTGGCTTTttccccttttctttttctcgtTTCGGCTGTTGTACCCCAGGATTGGTCTGTCTCAGCATGTCATGGCAACTTGGCTGCTAGGTGGACCATGAAGGGAACAAAGAGAAATGCATTTATGATCTCATCTTATTGGAGCCAACAAAAGTTTCCATTTGGCTCACGGCGCAAGGCGATACACACTATGAATTGGACGATGCTGGGctggttggttggtgttCGGGGTTGGCGCTCGAAATAGACTATGGCTCAAGCCAAAAAAGATACAAGGCGAATCAGGGATATCGCCAGGCGGTTAAGGGAAAGCCAGTATTATTGATTGTTTTAGTTTAATGGAAAATGTTCTATCTCGGCTCATTTCTCATTTCTCTTGTGATGTTGATTATTTTCACTATCTATCACCTTTGGCGTAGTGGATATCAACTGAATCATGAACAAGGTAGTCATTGAACTTCATTAGCACCTTCCCCAATCTTTTCACCTTACCTTGTTTGTTCTTGCTCACAAGGCGGCTAACATTGGATCTTGTTCATATGAGGCTTGATTGGGCAGACATTGCATGCACGTACCGTACCTGGATCGTTTACGAGGCACAGCTGCCGGCTAGTGGTGCCTTCCATGCCCAACTCCAACGACTGAGGTGGATGAGAAGGAAAGAACCAACATCCTGTAATCTCCTCACATATCAATCGAAGCCCGGCATTTACCACGTATTGGATGTCCGTTCTTCTACCATTGTTCGCCTCGAGCTCGTATCGAGACCCTGACTTGGCTCTTACACATACAATGCATCACCATTTACGGATACCGTAACTTGCATAACACTTTCCCTCCTCTCTTAGCACCTCGCGCTCGGTTTGTTTCCACAACCTGTGCGCAAAGTCCATCGAATGGTCAACTCGGTATCTTGCTGCTGACGTGTAAGAACCGCGTCATCCTCGACTAGGAAACCCGCGGCTGTGACGAGGACGACGTGGAGTGTTGTAGCCTCTGCTGTGCTGTGTCTGTGCAATGGCGCAGCGACGACTACTCTGCACTACTCCAAGGAGACACCGAGATTGAACAGTCATAATGAGGCGCTTCTATTCTCGGCTTCACAGCGCCCTGGCCTGATCGACATGCTAGATACATAGTAGCGCCGGCCCGCAAAAAACGAAAGTTCACCCAGAAGCCTTCCAGAACAATTTAGTTAGAAGTTGTCTCAAATTGTTCCCACTCTGCACACGGAGCGCTCACAAGCCCATTCGCTCTACCCATACAGTACAAAATCAAATCGACAACGACGCGCGGACCAGGGGTTTCAAATTACTGACATGCCAATGCCTAACATGGTTACATGCTAGCCTCGCAGGTGTTTCGATGGCTCGTTGTGTTCCAGACGCCGCCATCATAAAATCCATTCCTCAACCAATAGCTTATTTCTACCGAGCTATCCTGAGTCATGCCGACAACCTTAACAATCATCACGAGAGAACGATACGCCCTCCTTGCCTGCCGGATCTGATCTCCCGCCCGGCCGGCCGACACGGTCGCATCGGGGAACGTACCCGGAGCTCTGAGGCTTTTGAATTGTCCGAGCATATTGTGACCTTCGTCGACGATTTGACAGTTGCGTCATGTCATTGGACATTGATTGTTTGGTGTGTGCTTTGGTCAAACTCTCTTGATCCCTCGTGCCTCGATCAAAGAATCATGGTCGTGTGTTGGTGGCCTCTTGGACTCAATGACACTCAATGGTCCAAGTGCCAGGCCCTATCTACTCCAGATTGTACTAGGGCGCTTGTATAACCCATTTGCGTAACGTGATTGTCATACTTCGGCAAATCTTAGACACGGGGCGATGGAACGTTTCCAGATGCTCGGACAGGCtgcctagtgggtagcagaaaaaatgacctcctaagtcttaggtcacaaaaataaatagtctaagagctatggTCTAAGGGGCATAAAGTGatccactaatttcgtctcttatgcttccagcggccaatttttccgataccctgagggctgCGTGTGACTGACTGCTCGCCTCCCGCTTGTTCTCCGGCCCTTTGCGGACATTGCAAAGACCGAAGAGGAGCCGCTCCGTCTCGGCGTCGGAGGTAAAGCGACCACCCTCCGGCCTTCCGCTCCGAGATTTGCGGATACTGGGCGATTTGTGGCCGGATACTGGGCTTTTTATGGCTGAATGTGTCGAATACATTGCCTTGTCTCTACGGTATGACCCATGTTCACAGTGCTGGCACTTGAAGCCATCcgttttttaataaagtgaCATGCACTTGTCACTGATCTTGGCACATTGGCTGCAGAAAGGAAGAGTTCAGTTTAAGAGAGGAAAAGCCAGCAGGGTAGTAATCCCAGTACAGCCGCAGCCACCAGCCAGAACGAAAGAACTATAGACAAGTTTGGGTTTGCGTCAGAGGACTTTTGATAGTATCTGGCAAAGTTGGAATCGCGCATGGTCCAGTCCCAGACAGCGCGCTCGGTTTGTCGCGCCGTCACCTTGACATTATCGCCAATAGACACAATGGCATTGTCGTCAGACTTGCTGGTAAGAAAACCATATCTGCCGAAAACCGGAGAGTGTTTCATTCCAGTGTCAACTCTTCGGTCAGACATGAGCTTTTTGAGTACCGTGCCACGCTCGCCCTCGGCAGTACGGCCAGTTTCGTAATCAACGTTGAGCGAGGTGCACCGGTTACAATTCTTGGTAAGAGCAACAACGTGAGCATCACCGATAATCAGCTGCGCCCAAAAGTCCTCATCCCAAGCAGTCTCGCCATCCAAGACAATATTGGGTCGCATGGCTGTCACGTCCACGTCGGATGTTGACAGGCGGGCCCTGACGTTGTTGAGAGATTCCTCGGTGACGACAAGATACGGTGCACAGTCAGAGAAGGTAATCCAGTCTTCTTCGACGGAAGATATCTTCTTCCCAGAAATGCAGTTGAAAAGCAATGAGGTCCCTGAGGGAGGGGTGTATTGTGACTTGGGAGAGAATGTACCTAGTACAGGACGTCGACCATCACCAATGTAAATGAGGGCCGTATCAAAACCAAAACAGGCAGTGAACCAGGCGTCATAGTCGGATCCCATGCGGTACGCGACGACAAGGCTTTGGTGGAGATTGATGTCGGCTCTATCCAGATCTTTGAGTTCCGGCCCAATCGGTATTTCAAGAACAGTGTCTTGTTCTGGCTTCCACAGTACCAAAGGCTCTTTCGGAGTCAAGTACTTGACCCGGATCTtatcaccaacaacttcTGGTTCAAAGAGACTGCATTCCGGATGTTTAGACAGCTGTAGCTTAGAAAGTTCGCCTGACTTTTCGATCTTGCAAAGCATGAATCGACGGTCATGCTGAAGGCCTTGTGGTCCTAATCTGGCTGACTGGACTTGGATGCCTTGGATGCCCTTGATGGGATAATACCAAAGCTGCCATTGAGTGCATATTAGCAAAGGTTCTAGATTGTTTGTTATTGTGTAGAATATGAGGACCGATTGGACTTACTTGAGTTACCTTCATCGCTTTCTGATGAATTGGATAGTTGTGATGTGAAAGACAAGTCGGGATTGATTATCAATACAACCCCTCGTTCATCACTAGGTCAGCCACAGCCGATTTAAGCAGGTACTAAAATTATGGCTAAGCTACGTGTGAGGAGAAAACACGATCAATCGAGATCACATGGTATTGGTTCCTGCTGCCGGACAACTCACCACGATGCAAGGTGTACCCAATCATAGATAAGAGGTGTCAAGGTACTCGGTTCAGGGTAGGCGACGCAGGAAAGAATTCCAAAGTTGCATTTATTTGGTGTCTTGTTTACTATAACGTCAATTCACATAACATTACTTGTGTTCATAAACGCGTTCTCTTACGACAATGTACGTGGTGATTGATTAAGAAACAGGATGAATTTTGAACCTGTAGGTATCGTGAAGAAACCGATCCATCTGGTCTCAACTCTTTATTTGCGGGAACTGTTTTATTTACCTGTAGAACTACTATTCAGCGCAATTCCATactgatatatatatatatataacaaATGCTTAAAAGACATCAAGTTATCATTGCCCACTGTGGTGACTGTTCCTTTCTGGGGCGTGCTAGTCAAGATACATAGAGTAAGTACATTAGAATACATATAGTCTCTATTCTCCAGCATCAGTCTCTATCCacaaataaatataataagccaTGTACCACATGTAGAAGTGTAATATTACTGCCTGCTTATCCAATTGTCCAAGTATCGAAACATATTAGCTATTACGTAGAAAATTGTCATGTGATGTATCCGACTTGAGCTAGAATTAATTAACAGTCTCGCTGATGGTTCAGAACATAGTCAGACGAGTTATACTCAGGTCTATAGCTCTGCTTGTCCCAACCATGCATTTGTCGGCCATACAGCGTATCGTATTATAAAATCGTTTCCGGTTCAACAACCGGTCATTCCCAAGGCATATGCGATGCTGATCAGACTGTGATGGAGGGCTGCTATTGGTATATATCAACAGCGATCTGCAGCTTACTCTCACGACTCTGTAGGACGCTGCATGGTTTTCTTATTCTAAATTCGCTTTCCGAATTCATACGAATGCTGACATGATGACATGGGAATCGCCATGCTTCGCTTTTCGGCACCAAGCGCGAAGTGGCTGACAAGATGGACTGAAGCAATTGCAGCCAAACGCGAGACCGCTCGAGAGAAAAGAGGAGTCGTCCAGGATACCCATTGCTTAGTTAATGGGGCCTTTAAAATGGTATGTGGATAGTAAATCGACGGACGAGCGAGCAAGGGCATTGCTGACAGGAACAATCAGGATGATGGGAAGAGGCTGTGACGTTGCAGCGCGAAATAAGTCCATTTCAAGTCAAATTTCCCAGAAATAACCTAATCAGAACAGTGAAGAATGCGAGAGGACCCTCTCGCTCAGTAATTTGACAAGACAATCAGCCCTATCTATGCTGTATGATGTATAGTATATACcgtttcttctccttttctCTCGTTCTCGCTAAGCCTTAGCTCTATACTAAAAAGCTGAGCCAAATGCGCCTCAGTCTAAGCTCCATCTGGTCTTACTTGGCGCTGGTCCGACCCGCAGGAACAGCCTCTGATGCAAACAGGGCCAAACCTTTACTTATTCCTGTTCTTGAGGGTTTGCAGTTGGTTACACAACTACATCCAtcatattaaaaaaaaggaacAACGGAACGCTGACTGCATCTGTGGGCTCTGTCATATCAGGGTTGTATACGGATTTGGTCATTTAGCAGTAGCCAGCACCACTAACAAAGCTTCAAGCATATCGATATCATGACCCAATGCCAAGAGATCAGCAACGGTATGGATATGTACATAGCTCAAGCTCATCGAGCTCCGCCTCTAACAATTGTATGATGAGACCCTTGGGATTCTTTCGGAGACTAAAATCTCACGAGCAGTCAAACACTGCCCTTAGATCCATAGTAGGATTCCTATCCTTGCACTTTTTTATGGCAGATCCCTAGTCCGAGCCTTTACATTGGAATCTCCCTCGTCTCAAGCAAGATTTCATGCCCAGGAAATGGCATTGTGTCGAGTGATTTTGCTTATAAAGATGTAAGCCCGCGCCCTGGAGGCCCGAGATGAGAGCTGTTGTTATTATTTGTTTCTTACATGAGCTTTGTATAAAGACTGTGAGAGAGCAGTTCTTTATATCCTCTCCACAACAACACAATGTCTCTTTCACGATATGGCGTCGACGATGCAAAGGTACCGCAACAGCCTTTCCTGGCAAGTGAAGCTCCCAGAGGACCAACTTTTCTCGACACAACTGCATGCCTTTGCAGTCTCCGCGCGCTGCCAGGACAGGATAAGCTCGCCGAAGCTAATGCAGTTTTCGACAATGGCCAAGCAGCATGGCAATGTATCGGAAACCAAACCCAGGGCGTTTACAACGTAACAAGCGGGAAATGGTACAGAGCAAAGAACGCCAAAGGATCGCTCAAATTGCCCATGGAGGATGACTCGAACCCGCCGATTGGAAAAGATCTTGTTTGGAATTCCAAAAGTCGATCTCTCGAGCCTTTAAAGAATAAGGATACACTCACAGTCTACGATCGAGACTGTACCGGCACCAACAGGTCAAGCTTTTCCACCAGTTTCTATAGAGCCACCTACCAGCAACTAAACGACCAACTTCCCTACGATGCGGCACCTTGTTGGAGACCCGGTGCTCTCCCCCTCCAATTGCAAAATGTGTCTTCGTGGCAGGACGAAGGGTGCAAGGAAGGATTTCTGTGTAGGTTCTCTTACGAATCCTCCACAACACACGCTGACCAAATATAGGCCaaaacaacaccatcaactcGCTCCCCCAGTCCTGCCCTCCTCTCAGAGAATGTACTGTGGCACGTCTTTCGGGCATGACTTGTTCATTCAACGGATCAAATATAGCCATGGGTGTTTTTGAACCGGTTGTTTGCCAGCAGGGCTACTACTGCCCTGTTGAAGACAAAGGTCAGAAAAAGATCCTGTGCCCTGCAGGCTCGTATTGTCAGCCTGGTTCGTCTTCGCCAACACCTTGCAATGTCGGCAGCAGTTGTCCAGAGGGTTCCAAGTACCAACGATATTACATTCCCTTGATAGTTTTGGTTCTGGTCgatgttcttctccttgtcgGTATGTTTATCTTGATGTTCCGTTCACGATGGCACCGAACATCCAAGGCACATGCCGGTACGTTGAAGAGACACAAGACCATGAGGGCTGTCAAAGCGACAATCACTGGAGGTGGATACAAGAAGCTGCGCGACGATGCGGACCACGAGATGGCTCCGATGCAACCCAGCTACAGTCCCCAATCACCGTACGGGCATGCTTTTCGGGAGGGTCGCAGCCGAACTGGCTTTGAGGCATCTCTCAACCGTAACAGCGTTTACAGCTCTGAAGCGGAGCAAAGGGAACTCGAGGCCAACCCTCAGCTCAGGGCTTTTGTCGAGTCTATGCGCAGAGCAGCTGAAGCCACCAACTTTGGTCTTTCTTTCAGATACTCCGATCTTGTTTTCCACCCCAAGAAAAGCCCTAGACCTGTTCTGCAGAACGTGACTGGTTCCATTGAGCAGGGCCAACTTGTTGCTGTCATGGGCGGATCGGGTGCTGGTAAATCAACTTTCGTCAACGTCCTGATGGGCAAAACAAGCAACACGGGTGGCATTGTCGCCGTCAACAACACTCCAGGCAAGATGAAACAGTATAAGAAGCTGACGGGTTACGTGCCTCAAGACGATGTGGTGTTACCCGAGCTGACTGTGTACGAAAACATTGTCCACTCAGCACGGGTCCGACTTCCTCACAACTGGACATCTAAGGAAATCGAGGATCACGTTGAAGCTGTCATCGATTGTTTGGAGCTTTCACACGTCCGCGATTCTCGGGTTGGTAGTGTTGGCAAGCCCGTTATCAGCGGCGGTCAGCGAAAGCGTGTAAGTATCGGCATGGAATTGGCAGCGGCGCCTATGGCCATCTTTCTTGATGAACCAACCAGTGGTTTGGATGCAACTGCGGCATCGTCCATCATGCGCACACTCAAGGCCATCGCAAGACTTGGCATTTCCATCATCGTTATTATTCATCAACCCCGAACAGAGATTTTCGACTTGTTTGACAACCTCATCCTACTTGGCAACGGGCAAACCATCTATGAAGGCCCGCAGATCGAGTCGCAGACTTACTTTGAAAGCATGGGTTTCCAGTTCCCCGAGCACAGCAACCACGGCGACGTCATTACCGATATCATCACTGGTAACGGTCGAGAGTACAACAACGTGGGCGATGTATCCAAGGAAGCACTCATCTCACATTGGGCAAAGATGCGCCAACACAAGCAAGAGGAGGCTTATGAGCGCAGGAGTATCAGGTCCACTATGCTGGGCGACACAGGCATGCGCCAGGCCCTCAAGAAGCGAGGTGCGCCGTACTATAAGCAAGCCTGGCTTTGTCTTTGCCGTGCTATGCTCCAGCAATACCGCGCAAGGGCTGCTTTCTTTGCTGAGATGGGTCTGGCTGTGTTGGCAGGCGCCCTGCTTGGTCTTGCCAACAACCCCAAGGAGGGTATCATGTTTGTTGGTCTATTCCACGAGCCCTATGATGCGTTATCAACCTCTATCGATTTCTTTTCTGCGCCCCAGTTCGCTCTTCTAATCGCCATTGCCATCGGTCTTGTCGCAGGTGCTCCTGGCGTCAAGCTCTTTTCTGAGGAGACACTCTTGTACAGGAGGGAGGCTGAAGCAGGTCATTCACGACTGGCTTACTTCCTTGCCAAGGTTGTATCCGTTCTACCTCGCATGGCACTTGGATGTTTGCATTTCACTGTGCCACTCTTCCTCTTGTCGGTGCCCATCGTGGACTGGGGCCTCGCATTCCTTGTCAACGTTTTGTACTTTTACTGTATTTATGGCCTTGCAAGCATCATAAGCATGGTCGTCCGTCGGGAAGATGCACCTTTGTTTGCGACTATGATTTCCCTCATTACTGGTATTCTTTCCGGTTCCGCGCCACCGCTGGCATCTGTCCGAGACTGGCATATGGAGTGGCTATGGCGGGCGTCTCCCGCGACATGGTTGGCGGAGTTGTATTTCGGGCAACTTGTGGCACCCTTCTCATATCTTTATTCGGTAGATATTGCAGCTGAGGCGACTGGATATCATCTCGACCGAAAGTGGCTCAATATTGGTGTTTTGGTAGCGATCGGAACACTTTATCGAGTGATTGCTTTTGTCGGTATGGTTCTCGGGCATCGGTTGCGAAGATGATAAGTTTATGTAATACTCTGTATTAGGCGTTGAATTGACTGTTTGAAGAACAATAAATGTGAATTGGTCAAAGTGATGTGACGTTGGCTCTGTCAGTTGCCATATCAATGGGGTTAATTGTTGGAAGGTACCTGCCAGGCTAATACCCAAAGCCCGTACTTGCCTTGTCAAGTGCAGTGACTTGTCGAAAACATCTCCCCCAAGTTGGACTGTGAATTTCCATTATGGAATAAACACCACTAATCGCATACAGACTGGCTGTTGGTTAATAGCTCCATGTCGATAATGTTGGTACGTTGATTCACATGTTGATCTCTGACGGCTTCAGGGTCCCTAGTCTTTGTCTTGCTACAAACATCCCTGCCAATCTCAGAATTTCAACAGCAATGCAACGTCGAAAGGATGGACCATCAGTCGTCAAACGCAGCAGCACGCCAGAGTGTTTCGGGTTCCGTGCCCCATGCTCTTACAGGGTTTCACTATCGAGCGTTTCAAGAGTTTGAAGCATAAGCCTGTCGTTGTCCAGGCATTGGCTAGGCTAACAAGAAACAATGAAGAGTTGACTGTACGAAAATTGGGATCAGCTTGTGAACCGAAACCACCAACAAGTATCTTCTCGTCTATCATCTGAGGAAAATGGCACTACCAACAGAAGTATCACCAACCAATAGCTCCAACAAAGTGAGAAAGCCAAAACCATGACTGTACTAGTGCTAGTACGGCAAGTGGGAGAGAAATGACATCGCGGACAAAAAGTATAACGACATGCTTGTCGATATTCCGATCAACTGTCACTGTTGGTAACAAAGGACTTGTGTTGGGGGGCGCGGGCGGCACGAATCTCTTTGACGAATCCTCCTCGGCTGTTACCCCCACACATCCCGTCGGTTATGTGAGTGCGGATACAATTCATGAATTAATTAACTGCTAATTATCCTCTTGCTCATTTATGGCTGGCCCTGTCAACCAGGGACATGCTGGGTACGTCAGCAGTGGAGGTGACACCACATAAATGTTACCATTTTGGTTTCTTCTGATGTTGTTTCTTGCTGCAGTCTGCAACACCAACGACGATCAACTCGTTGCAAGCGCCAAGGTTGGCCATAATACACGGCTATCTTGTTTCGTATCGACCTGAACTATTGGACTGACCGACTGATACAAAGGTATCTAGCTATGCCGCGTGAGAAGGATGGCGTCAAGACATCGGCGCCGGCACGGTTAGTGCGATGGGATACACCGTTGCCGCAGTCTAGACTATTCAGCTCTTAGAATTCGATTCGATTTTAGAGGCCCCTGACgatccagcaacaacaaaaaaggCCGCTACGGGACATGTCGTGTTGGAACCGGGTGCTAAGCGTCGAGCATCTCGTCTCAAGCGGTTATTTGACGGATCATCCATCATACATCATGTCGCATCACTCGATTGTTCAAAGTTTCAAGCACCCGCATATTGCGAATGTTGGTTTGGACCTAAGGCGGGCAGACAGGTTATCAGTGTGTCCACTCACACTTTACCTCGAGCTCTTGTCATGGCTTACTCGGCTGCATATGAACTTGCCCCGGagaaaagcaaagcaaacTGAGCCTTTATTTTAATCGAGCAGCTCGGACCCGACATGGATCAAATCAAATTAGATTCACTGGCTATCGCGTGCCCGTAGAATTACGATTTCAAGCATGGGCCAACCTGGACTATGAGTTTATAGGGCACGCCAACGGTGAACTAACGAGCTCTGGGTTGTTCGTCGTCTCGGCTCCCCGCTCCTGTCGTTTGTTGCTGGGGGCCAAGTGGAGATGAGGGGCTGAAGGCTGAAAGGCCCCTGTTGTGTCATTCAACAAAAAAGACGACGACGTCTGTGACGAAGTTTGGTTATTGATGATTGTTGCCGAGTGGGGGAAACGGCACCTCTGATGCTGTCGAGTATCAACGACATTGCATCCAAAAGACAAGATCTCTATCGTTGATTGGGTCAGGATAGAGATAAGACGTGGCTTGCATAGGCACAGCACAACATCAAAGATGCAGCGAGCACTGGATGTGCTTTGCGGCAAGTACACCACCACATAGAATCCTTCTCACAAGTCTAGACCAACAATCATTGATATCGCTCGACGAGATAGTAGCGTATCTTTCAACTTTGTCACGCAACCACCAGTGACTCCAGCACCACCTTTACCACATGGA
This Fusarium poae strain DAOMC 252244 chromosome 3, whole genome shotgun sequence DNA region includes the following protein-coding sequences:
- a CDS encoding hypothetical protein (TransMembrane:1 (o350-373i)), producing the protein MKVTQLWYYPIKGIQGIQVQSARLGPQGLQHDRRFMLCKIEKSGELSKLQLSKHPECSLFEPEVVGDKIRVKYLTPKEPLVLWKPEQDTVLEIPIGPELKDLDRADINLHQSLVVAYRMGSDYDAWFTACFGFDTALIYIGDGRRPVLGTFSPKSQYTPPSGTSLLFNCISGKKISSVEEDWITFSDCAPYLVVTEESLNNVRARLSTSDVDVTAMRPNIVLDGETAWDEDFWAQLIIGDAHVVALTKNCNRCTSLNVDYETGRTAEGERGTVLKKLMSDRRVDTGMKHSPVFGRYGFLTSKSDDNAIVSIGDNVKVTARQTERAVWDWTMRDSNFARYYQKSSDANPNLSIVLSFWLVAAAVLGLLPCWLFLS
- a CDS encoding hypothetical protein (TransMembrane:7 (o283-306i752-771o803-823i844-864o876-901i908-928o980-1003i)), with the translated sequence MSLSRYGVDDAKVPQQPFLASEAPRGPTFLDTTACLCSLRALPGQDKLAEANAVFDNGQAAWQCIGNQTQGVYNVTSGKWYRAKNAKGSLKLPMEDDSNPPIGKDLVWNSKSRSLEPLKNKDTLTVYDRDCTGTNRSSFSTSFYRATYQQLNDQLPYDAAPCWRPGALPLQLQNVSSWQDEGCKEGFLCQNNTINSLPQSCPPLRECTVARLSGMTCSFNGSNIAMGVFEPVVCQQGYYCPVEDKGQKKILCPAGSYCQPGSSSPTPCNVGSSCPEGSKYQRYYIPLIVLVLVDVLLLVGMFILMFRSRWHRTSKAHAGTLKRHKTMRAVKATITGGGYKKLRDDADHEMAPMQPSYSPQSPYGHAFREGRSRTGFEASLNRNSVYSSEAEQRELEANPQLRAFVESMRRAAEATNFGLSFRYSDLVFHPKKSPRPVLQNVTGSIEQGQLVAVMGGSGAGKSTFVNVLMGKTSNTGGIVAVNNTPGKMKQYKKLTGYVPQDDVVLPELTVYENIVHSARVRLPHNWTSKEIEDHVEAVIDCLELSHVRDSRVGSVGKPVISGGQRKRVSIGMELAAAPMAIFLDEPTSGLDATAASSIMRTLKAIARLGISIIVIIHQPRTEIFDLFDNLILLGNGQTIYEGPQIESQTYFESMGFQFPEHSNHGDVITDIITGNGREYNNVGDVSKEALISHWAKMRQHKQEEAYERRSIRSTMLGDTGMRQALKKRGAPYYKQAWLCLCRAMLQQYRARAAFFAEMGLAVLAGALLGLANNPKEGIMFVGLFHEPYDALSTSIDFFSAPQFALLIAIAIGLVAGAPGVKLFSEETLLYRREAEAGHSRLAYFLAKVVSVLPRMALGCLHFTVPLFLLSVPIVDWGLAFLVNVLYFYCIYGLASIISMVVRREDAPLFATMISLITGILSGSAPPLASVRDWHMEWLWRASPATWLAELYFGQLVAPFSYLYSVDIAAEATGYHLDRKWLNIGVLVAIGTLYRVIAFVGMVLGHRLRR